A single Mercenaria mercenaria strain notata chromosome 9, MADL_Memer_1, whole genome shotgun sequence DNA region contains:
- the LOC128559382 gene encoding putative uncharacterized protein DDB_G0286901, whose translation MKAFTVLALCFIAVQCSYNSNNNGGIGNSLSSDCDKYCRPYGNRPVCSSNGNTYENDCYCECQRERKACNGPCPCSDSRNKNSNYNGYNFSNNVSNKNEFNVTDKNGNSNGNGNGYNSMNGNSNGNGNKNIKGKSNGNRNGYNGINGNSNLNGNGYNDNIGNGNGNGNGINGNNGNSNGNGKSINIVNGIGNVYNYKNGNIRNNNESVIGYNGNGDGTGNSSKNKIRNGNANGNGYYDYNGNSNGNGNGYNGMKGNSNGNGNGYNGNDGNSNGNRNGYNSKNGNGYDNGKTNGNDGNSQSKGNGYNGNNGNNNTNGKSSNGNNGDRNGNKIDHNGSNGNSNGNRKGYSGKNGDGIGYNGNIRNDTVIRNGNNVNSYGNGNRSKNDNGNGKGNGNVYIGNNGISNDYGIGNNGNSYDNGNGFNGKNGNKNGYNDNNGNRSNGRNGYNGNYENSNGNGNVYKSYNGNSNDNKNGYNGKNINSNISGKGQNGNYGNRHGNGIDHNGNNGNSNRKGIGYTGMNGNSYDNGNGYNGKNGNSNSNSNRKGNNHGNSGYTNGNGINTNGNGYNGQNSNDNGSRNGLNGNIGISHGNSNGHNDINGNSNGNRNGYNGNNDNNNGTGNGYGGKNSNVNGNGSSYNGKDGNSHSNGNGYIGNNGNNNGSRNGLNGNNGIHNGNRNGYSDININSNGNSNGFNGMTGNNNGKRNANDGKNNNVNVNGRNYNIKDGNSHSKGNGYNGNNGNNNGYNGINGNGNGYNGMTSNSNSNGNRNSYNGKNGNGYGNGNSYKGNNGNSRSNGYNENNSNNKGDTNVYNGINGNSNSNGNSYNGKNSNGNGNENSYNGNGGNSRSNGNGYNGNNGSNNGNRNAYNGINGSSNGNGSGYNDMTGNSNGNGNGYNGKNSNGNGNKNSYNGNDGNSRRNGNGYNGNNGSKNGNGYNGINGNSNGNGNGFHGMTGYSNGNGYNSKMVTATVSETP comes from the exons ATGAAGGCTTTTACAGTGCTAGCTTTGTGTTTCATTGCGG tgcaATGTAGTTACAACAGTAACAACAACGGCGGCATTGGGAATAGTCTCAGCTCTGATTGTGACAAGTATTGTAGACCATATGGAAACAGACCTGTATGTTCATCCAATGGCAATACCTACGAGAACGATTGCTACTGTGAATGCCA GAGGGAGCGCAAGGCATGTAATGGACCCTGTCCATGCAGCGACAgcagaaataaaaatagcaactACAACGGATACAACTTTAGCAACAACGTTagcaataaaaatgaatttaatgtcACTGACAAAAATGGAAACAGTAACGGCAACGGGAATGGCTATAACAGCATGAATGGTAACAGTAACGGAAATGGCAATAAAAACATAAAGGGAAAAAGTAACGGTAACAGAAACGGCTATAATGGCATAAATGGTAACAGCAATCTTAACGGAAATGGCTATAATGACAATATAGGAAACGGTAACGGAAACGGAAATGGCATTAATGGCAACAATGGTAACAGTAACGGAAATGGCAAAAGTATCAATATCGTTAACGGTATCGGAAACGTCTATAATTATAAAAATGGCAATATTAGAAACAATAACGAAAGTGTTATTGGCTATAATGGTAACGGTGACGGTACCGGAAACAgtagtaaaaacaaaataagaaatggTAACGCTAACGGAAATGGCTATTATGACTATAATGGTAACAGTAACGGTAACGGAAATGGATATAATGGCATGAAGGGTAACAGTAACGGTAACGGAAATGGCTATAATGGCAATGATGGAAACAGCAACGGTAACAGAAATGGCTATAATAGCAAAAATGGTAATGGTTACGATAATGGAAAGACCAATGGCAACGATGGTAACAGTCAAAGTAAAGGAAATGGATATAACGGCAATAATGGTAACAATAACACGAACGGAAAGAGCTCTAACGGCAATAATGGTGACAGAAACGGTAACAAAATTGACCATAATGGCAGTAATGGTAACAGTAACGGTAACAGGAAGGGCTATTCCGGCAAAAATGGTGACGGAATTGGCTATAATGGCAATATTCGGAATGATACCGTAATCCGAAATGGTAATAATGTTAACAGTTACGGTAACGGAAATAGAAGCAAAAACGACAATGGAAATGGTAAGGGTAACGGAAATGTCTATATAGGCAATAATGGTATCAGTAACGATTATGGAATCGGCAATAATGGGAACAGTTACGATAACGGAAATGGCTTTAATGGAAAAAATGGTAACAAAAATggttataatgataataatggtaATAGAAGCAATGGCAGAAATGGCTATAATGGCAATTATGAAAATAGTAACGGAAacggaaatgtttataaaagCTACAATGGTAATAGCAACGATAACAAGAATGGTTATAATGGCAAAAATATTAACAGTAACATCAGCGGAAAGGGCCAAAATGGTAATTATGGAAATAGACACGGTAATGGAATTGACCATAATGGCAATAATGGTAATAGTAACAGAAAAGGAATTGGCTATACTGGCATGAACGGTAACAGTTATGATAACGGAAATGGGTACAACGGCAAAAATGGTAACAGTAACAGTAACAGTAACAGAAAGGGCAATAATCATGGTAATTCTGGTTATACAAACGGAAATGGAATTaacactaatggaaatggatatAACGGCCAAAACAGTAACGACAACGGTAGCAGAAATGGTTTAAATGGCAATATTGGTATCAGCCATGGTAATAGTAATGGTCATAACGACATAAACGGTAACAGTAACGGTAACAGAAATGGCTATAATGGCAATAATGATAACAACAACGGTACGGGAAATGGCTATGGTGGCAAAAATAGTAATGTTAACGGTAATGGAAGTAGCTATAATGGCAAAGATGGTAACAGTCACAGTAACGGAAATGGCTATATTGGCAATAATGGTAACAATAACGGTAGCAGGAATGGTTTGAATGGCAATAATGGTATCCACAATGGTAATAGAAATGGTTATAGTGACATAAACATTAACAGTAACGGTAACAGTAATGGCTTTAATGGAATGACTGGTAACAATAACGGTAAAAGAAATGCCAATGATGgcaaaaataataatgttaacgTTAATGGAAGAAATTATAATATCAAAGATGGTAATAGCCACAGTAAAGGAAATGGTTATAACGGCAATAATGGTAACAACAATGGTTATAATGGCATAAACGGTAATGGAAATGGCTATAATGGCATGACTAGTAACAGTAACAGTAACGGAAACAGAAATAGCTATAATGGCAAAAATGGTAATGGTTACGGTAACGGAAATAGCTACAAGGGCAATAATGGTAACAGTCGCAGCAACGGTTATAACGAGaataatagtaacaacaaaggtgACACTAATGTCTATAATGGCATAAACGGTAACAGTAACAGTAACGGAAATAGCTATAATGGCAAAAATAGTAATGGTAATGGTAATGAAAATAGCTACAATGGCAATGGTGGTAATAGTCGCAGTAACGGAAATGGCTATAACGGCAATAATGGTAGCAACAACGGTAACAGAAATGCCTATAATGGCATAAACGGTAGCAGTAACGGTAACGGAAGTGGCTATAATGACATGACTGGTAACAGTAATGGTAATGGAAATGGCTATAATGGCAAAAATAGTAATGGTAACGGTAATAAAAATAGCTATAATGGCAATGATGGTAACAGTCGTAGAAACGGAAATGGTTATAACGGCAATAATGGTAGCAAAAACGGAAATGGATACAATGGCATAAACGGTAACAGTAACGGTAACGGAAATGGCTTTCATGGCATGACTGGTTACAGCAACGGAAATGGATATAATAGCAAAATGGTAACAGCAACGGTATCAGAAACGCCTTGA